Genomic window (Wenzhouxiangella marina):
GGCCAGCTGCGAGAACCAGGCGCCCTCGAACTGGCGCATCTCGCGGCGCAGCACTTCGTCCTTGGTCTGGGTGTTGCCGGTGAAGTTGATGCGGCGGACGTAGACGCGCTTGCCGGGCTCGATGAAGAAGGTCAGGGACACTTCGCGGGTGTCGCGATCGACCCGCGGCATCGGATTGACGTTGGCGAAGGCGTAGCCGATGTTGGAGAGCAGGGCGGTGATGCCCTCCATGCTGCTTTCCATGTCCCGGCGCGAGAAGGTGTCGCCGGGCTCGACGCGGATCAGGCGCCGGAGGGTTTCTTCGGGCAGGATCAGTTCGCCGGTCAGCTGCACGTCGCTGATCCGGTAGACCTCGCCCTCGCGCACGTTGGCGGTGATGTAGATGTCCTGCTTGTCCGGACTGATCGAGACCTGGGTCGATTCGATGGCGAAATCGATGTAGCCACGATCGAGGTAGTAGGAACGCAGGGACTCGAGGTCCCCGGACAGCTTTTCGCGGGTGTAGCGATGATTGTCGCGCCAGAAGTACAGGCTGCGGCGATCGTGGGATTCGAAGTCGTCGCGCAGTTCGTCCTCGTCGAAGGACTCGTTGCCGACGATGTTGATGTGGCGGATGCGGGCCTGCTTGCCCTCGTCGATGAAGATCGACAGGTTGACCCGGTTGCGGGCCAGGCGGGTGACGCGAGCATCGACTTCTGCCGCGTAGTGGCCGCGACTGTGGTACTGGCGAACGAGCTCCTGCTGGACGCGATCGAGTTCGAGCTGGTTGAAGATCTCGCCTTCGCTGATGCCGATGCCGGCCAGGGCGGGCATCAGGTCTTCGGTCTTGATCTGGCGGTTGCCGGCGATCGCGATGTCCGAAATGGCCGGCCGTTCCTCGACCGTGATGACCAGCACATTGCCTTCGCGGGTCAAGGTGATGTCGTCGAAGAAGCCGGTGCGGAACAGATCACGGATCGTCGCGCGGCTCATGGCCGGGTTCATCGTATCGCCGACCTCGACCGGGATGAAGCTGAACACGTTGCCTTCGGAGATCCGCTGCAGACCGTCCACGCGAATGTCGTCGATGCGAAAGGTGTCGGCGGCCAGCGGCGCCGCGAGCACGGACAGGAGGAGCAGAAGGCAGAGCTTGTTCATGAAAAACCTTGAATTCAGTCGTGCGTGGGCATCCCGAGCGGGCTCGGGTCGGGCCCCGCGAAGTTTAGGTGAAGACACGTAATATATCGTTAAATATGGCCAGACTCATCAGACTGACCACCAGCAGCAGGCCCAGGTACTGGCCCATGATCTGCGTTCGCTCCGAAACCGGCGAGCCTTTCAGGATCTCGATGAAGTAGTAGAGCAGGTGTCCGCCGTCGAGCATCGGGATCGGCAGCAGGTTGATGATGGCCAGCGACAGGCTGATCAGGCCGAGAAAGAACAGGAAGCGGGAAAAGCCCAGGCGCGCCGAGGAATGGGCCATCTGGGCGATCGTGATCGGACCGGACAGGTTGCTGAGGGACGCCTTGCCGGTGATCATCCGGCCGAGAATGCCCAGCGTGGCCGCGGTCAGGCGTCCCGTTTCGGCGACGGATTCGCCGGCTGCGTCGATCGGGCCGAGTTTGAGCACGGTGAAGCTGCGCTCGAAGCGTGCCTGCAGCGCCTCGTCGGGCGGCGGGGCCTGGATGCCCAGCACGGCACGGCCTTCGTTCAGTTCCGGCGTGATGTCGATCTGCCATTCGCGGCCGCCATTCTCGAGCGCGAGTGTCAGCGGCAGGAGCTGCCCTTCGGCCCCCAGCGCCTGCTCGGGGATGAGTCGGGCGACCGCCTGCCAGCCGTCGACGGGCACACCGTTGATGCTGAGGATGCGATCGCCGGCCGACAGGCCTGCGCGGGCGGCCGGTGAGTCCGCGCTGACCTCGCCGATCACCGGCGGCAGGTCCGGTCGCCAGGGCGAAAGGCCCAGATGCTCCAGGGTGTTTTCTTCGTCGAAGTCCGCGCCCAGTCGGTCGAGCGGCAGCGCCACGGAACGGCGGTCGCCATCGAGCTCCTCGACCGTCAGTTCGATCGCGCGGCGGTCGAGTGCCGGCGGAATCAGGCTGAGCAGGGTGTGGGTCCAGGTCTCGACGCGCTGCCCATCGACCTCGACGATCAGATCGTCCTCGTGCAGCCCGGCTTCCGTGGCCATGCCCTGGGTCGGACCGAGCACCGGGCGAGTTTCGGGGATGCCCACCACGAACATCAGCCAGAAGGCGGCCAGGGCGAAGATCAGATTGAACGCCGGTCCGGCCGCGACGATGGCGATGCGCTGGCCCACGGGCTTGCGGTTGAAGGCCTGCTCGCGCTCGCCCGGGTCGACCGGGCCTTCGCGTTCGTCGAGCATCTTGACGTAGCCGCCGAGCGGAATCGCGGCGATCTGGTACTCGGTGCCATCGGCGGCCTTTCTCGACCACAGGGCCTGTCCGAAGCCCACCGAGAAGCGCAGCACGCGCACGCCGCAGCGTCGGGCCACCCAGTAGTGTCCGAACTCGTGAAAGGTGACCAGTAGCCCGAGGGCAACGATCAGCCAGAAGATGGGGCCCAGTATGTCCATTCGTTCCGTTGTCGTGATGGATCGACGCGCACTTGCCCGCCGGCCAGGGTCTTGATTTCAGTCCGTATTGTATCGGCAACGCCCAGGGCGATTGGTTCGATCAGCTGCCCAGCTGCGCCACGGCGATGACGAAGAAGGGCAGGGCGGCGCCGAGGCTGTCGAAGCGATCGAGAATGCCGCCGTGGCCGGGCAGCAGGTTCGAGCTGTCCTTCAGCCCCCGCTGGCGCTTGAGCAGGCTGATGAACAGGTCACCGCCGACCGAGATCCATGCCAGCACTGCCGCCACGAGGGCCGCGATCATCGGTCGGAACGGTGCATCCGGCAGCAGGGCTGCGGCCAGGGCCGTGACCAGGATCGTGGCCACCAGGCCACCGGCCACGCCGGACCAGGTCTTGCCCGGGCTGATGCGGGGTGCCAGCTTGGGGCCGCCGACGCTTCTACCCGTGAAGTAGGCGCCGACGTCGGCCGCGGCGATCAGCAGCATCAGGAACAGCACCAGCCAGGGCGAGCGCGCCTGCAGCCAGCTGATCGCCAGCCAGGCACCCAGCAGGATCAAGGTCAGGACCAGCAGCTTGAAGAGGGTCATGCCCGATCGAGGCTGCCCACCCCATTTGGGGCCCGCCAGCCAGAGGAACAGCAACAGCCACATGCCGGCGATGGCGCCGAGCAGGCTCGGGATCACGATGGGAAGGGTCGGGATCTGCAGGGGCAGCGAGGGCAGCAGCCCCAGCGAGGCACCGAGTGCCAGTCCGATCAGCAGGAGGGCGGCGCCGAAACCGTGGCAGGCGACCGGCGAGTCCAGCCCGGCCAGCCGGGCAGCCTCCCAGCCGCCGATGCCCAGCAGCACCGCGGCGGCGACCAGGGCGAAGCCCGTGACGGGTAGCGCGAACAGGGCCAGCAGGCCGAAGGTCGCGATCAGCAGGGCGGTGATGACCCGGGTCTTAAGCATTCTGCACCTGGCCCAGTCCGCCGAATCGGCGGTCTCGGCCAGCGAAGTCGCGCAGGGCCTCGTCGACGTGCTCGGCGGAGAAGTCGGGCCAGAGCACCTCGGTGAAGTACAGTTCGGTGTAAGCCAGTTGCCAGAGCAGGAAGTTGGACAGGCGACGTTCGCCGCCGGTGCGGATCAGCAGGTCCGGTTCCGGTCCATCGCCGAGATCCAGGTGCTGATTGAAGATCGACTCGTCGATCTCCTC
Coding sequences:
- a CDS encoding phosphatidate cytidylyltransferase, with translation MLKTRVITALLIATFGLLALFALPVTGFALVAAAVLLGIGGWEAARLAGLDSPVACHGFGAALLLIGLALGASLGLLPSLPLQIPTLPIVIPSLLGAIAGMWLLLFLWLAGPKWGGQPRSGMTLFKLLVLTLILLGAWLAISWLQARSPWLVLFLMLLIAAADVGAYFTGRSVGGPKLAPRISPGKTWSGVAGGLVATILVTALAAALLPDAPFRPMIAALVAAVLAWISVGGDLFISLLKRQRGLKDSSNLLPGHGGILDRFDSLGAALPFFVIAVAQLGS
- the rseP gene encoding RIP metalloprotease RseP; translated protein: MDILGPIFWLIVALGLLVTFHEFGHYWVARRCGVRVLRFSVGFGQALWSRKAADGTEYQIAAIPLGGYVKMLDEREGPVDPGEREQAFNRKPVGQRIAIVAAGPAFNLIFALAAFWLMFVVGIPETRPVLGPTQGMATEAGLHEDDLIVEVDGQRVETWTHTLLSLIPPALDRRAIELTVEELDGDRRSVALPLDRLGADFDEENTLEHLGLSPWRPDLPPVIGEVSADSPAARAGLSAGDRILSINGVPVDGWQAVARLIPEQALGAEGQLLPLTLALENGGREWQIDITPELNEGRAVLGIQAPPPDEALQARFERSFTVLKLGPIDAAGESVAETGRLTAATLGILGRMITGKASLSNLSGPITIAQMAHSSARLGFSRFLFFLGLISLSLAIINLLPIPMLDGGHLLYYFIEILKGSPVSERTQIMGQYLGLLLVVSLMSLAIFNDILRVFT